In Leishmania panamensis strain MHOM/PA/94/PSC-1 chromosome 18 sequence, the following proteins share a genomic window:
- the GLF gene encoding UDP-galactopyranose mutase (TriTrypDB/GeneDB-style sysID: LpmP.18.0190), with product MSADKRVVVIGAGPTGLGAAVRLMELKHLNFHIYDASAVPGGLSRSVRDENGFLWDMGGHVIFSHYAYFDDVMNLAISDWNTLQRESWVRCCGVWVPYPFQSNIHRLPSEVRDACLKGMEEAEAARAVATEEKPKTFAEYVSRQFGEGIAEVFMRPYNFKVWAVPLDVMSAEWVGERVASVNVQRIKENIQLNRDDVGWGPNATFRFPKAGGTGAIYEAVWKMIPEAHKTLGCQCRVVKVNPITKTLTMANGEAVSYDTLVSTMPLDDLLRAMATGLEEDPEAASASVLKAPRLREIAEKMVYSSTHIIGIGVKGCPPSGMQTACWLYFPGDGIPFYRATIFSRYADSNVPEGHWSIMLEVSQNAQYKPVNVDTIMEDCIDGLRTATLLCPEDEIVSRWHHMEKKGYPIPFVGRNELLEEVQPVLRDTYKIYSRGRFGAWRYEVANQDHSMMQGVEAVGHIFHGTDEVTVNTPEKVNTRYGEARCTLLLTSS from the coding sequence ATGAGCGCTGACAAGAGAGTGGTTGTAATCGGTGCTGGCCCCACCGGactcggcgctgcggtgcgtcTGATGGAGCTCAAGCACCTCAATTTCCATATTTacgacgccagcgccgtcccTGGCGGCCTCTCGCGCAGCGTCAGGGACGAGAACGGATTTTTGTGGGACATGGGCGGTCACGTCATCTTCTCCCACTACGCCTACTTTGACGATGTCATGAACCTCGCCATCTCTGACTGGAACACGCTCCAGCGCGAGTCGTGGgtacgctgctgcggtgtctGGGTGCCGTATCCATTTCAGAGTAACATTCACCGTCTCCCATCAGAGGTGCGAGACGCATGCCTGAAAGGGATggaggaggccgaggcggctCGTGCTGTCGCCACGGAGGAGAAGCCGAAAACCTTCGCCGAGTATGTCTCGCGCCAGTTTGGCGAGGGGATCGCCGAGGTTTTCATGCGCCCGTACAACTTTAAGGTGtgggcggtgccgctggatGTGATGAGCGCGGAGTGGGTCGGCGAACGCGTGGCCAGTGTCAACGTGCAGCGCATCAAGGAGAACATCCAACTCAACCGCGATGATGTTGGCTGGGGCCCCAACGCCACTTTTCGCTTCCCTAAGGcgggcggcaccggcgcgaTCTACGAGGCTGTCTGGAAGATGATTCCAGAGGCGCATAAGACGCTCGGCTGTCAGTGCCGCGTCGTCAAGGTGAACCCGATCACGAAGACGCTGACAATGGCGAATGGCGAGGCGGTATCCTACGACACACTTGTCTCCACGATGCCGCTGGACGATCTTCTGCGCGCCATGGCAACTGGGCTAGAGGAAGACCCAGAGGCGGCGTCAGCTTCGGTGCTGAAGGCGCCGCGTCTTCGCGAGATTGCCGAGAAGATGGTTTACAGCTCTACGCACATCATCGGCATCGGTGTGAAGGGGTGCCCGCCTTCGGGGATGCAGACAGCTTGCTGGCTGTATTTCCCTGGCGACGGTATTCCCTTCTATCGCGCGACGATTTTCTCCCGCTACGCTGACTCGAATGTGCCGGAGGGGCACTGGAGCATCATGCTGGAGGTTAGCCAGAATGCGCAATACAAGCCCGTCAACGTGGACACCATAATGGAGGACTGCATTGATGGTCTGCGAACGGCGACGTTGCTTTGCCCGGAGGACGAGATCGTGTCCCGCTGGCACCACATGGAGAAGAAGGGCTACCCGATCCCGTTCGTGGGGCGCAATGAGTTGCTGGAGGAGGTACAGCCGGTGCTGCGTGACACGTACAAGATCTACTCCCGCGGCCGCTTCGGCGCGTGGCGGTACGAGGTGGCGAATCAAGATCACTCGATGATGCAGGGCGTCGAGGCGGTAGGGCACATCTTTCACGGCACGGATGAGGTCACAGTAAATACCCCAGAAAAAGTCAACACGAGGTACGGTGAGGCACGCTGCACCTTGTTGTTGACATCTTCGTAG